In Anopheles arabiensis isolate DONGOLA chromosome 2, AaraD3, whole genome shotgun sequence, the genomic window GCTGGCGCCCAACAATTGTCAACCGAAGCGCGACTGGCCTTATCGGTCACGGTGCAACCGATTCACGAGGCGctagaaaaatataaacaaaaccaacggacgcccgctctctctctctatctccctccGACTGCCGGTGAACCATGCGCCAAGAATCCACCCGCAGCCCCGGTGCGTTGTACTTCGCTTTCCAGAACTCTTTTTCGGGCCACGGAGCCCTATGCGGAGGGTGCAAATTTGATTCACTTACTCACCTTCCACGGACACACGAACCCGCCGGTAACACCACCCTCATTGAAGGTACAATCATGCACgtgttgtaaaaataataaaggaACCGATTCTACCAAGAACAAGACAGGGTAGAGGTTTGGTGGCAATGGCACAGGGAAGAAAAGGCTGGCAACGAACCGCCGGGGTGGCCTTCGATGGAGTTGAAGGGGAAAAGCTGAAGGAGAGTGTTGGGAGCCAATATAAATAGGGAACAATTGGCGAAAACGGTTAATCAGTGTACGACTTTACCGTCTCGCACCTCGTTCTAGGCTAGGCTTCGACTCGATCGGCAAACCTCGCGTAACTCAACAAGCAAGAACTTGCGATATTCGCCTACGATCCTGCGATCcgcgtgtgcgtttgtgtgagcgtgtgtatgtgtgtacgaGTGGCTTACTACGAATATCGACCACCATGTCCGTGTCACAGATACTGCGCGTGTTGGCGATCGGTTGTTTCGTGATCGGATGCACTCAAGCAAACGTAATCATGTACGATACCGAGGAGAACAGCATCGATGGCTCGAGCGATTTTATCGACCTGACCCATCTGGGACCGAATCTGTTTGGTGAACCTGATGAAGAGGTGGGCAAACTGGTGGCCAACTTCAATCCGGAAACCGATGCCGGCAATGTGGAGGAATTGGGATCTTACGTCGAGGGTGACATGCTGATCGATCGTCCCGAAGGACGGAATGGCCTATCAAATACAGCCACCCGTTGGCCCAATGGTGTGGTACCGTTCGTGATTTCGGGAAACTTTGGTAAGTAACGCTGCAGAGTACAGTGCGCGGCCGTATTCCTCTGCTCAAGCCTTTTGATCGTCTTGTAATGTCTGAACAGATGCTAAGGGTATGCAACTGATCGAGCAAGCCATCAACGAGTATCACACGAAAACGTGCATCCGATTCGTGCCGCGTATGGGCGAAAAGAACTATGTTTCCTTCGAAAGTTCCAGCAGTGGGTGCTGGTCCAGCGTGGGTATGATTGGTGGCAAACAGGCGGTCAATCTGCAGATTCCCGGCTGCACCACACTCGTCGGTACCGCCATACACGAGATGATGCATGCGCTCGGCTTTCTGCACGAGCAGAACCGCGAGGATCGCGATGATTGGGTGCGAATTCGCTACGAAAACATCAAGGCTGGAACGTCCAACAATTTCGAGAAAGCCAAGAAGGGTACCACCAACAGCTTCGGCGTAGCGTACGATTACGCCAGTATCATGCACTACTCGTCGAATGCGTTCTCAACCAACGGTAACCCCACGATCGAAGCGAAGGTAAGCACGGTTCACAACCGGTTCACCCAGTTCGGAATCAACCTTAACTCAAACAGCACATCCTTTGGCTCTGATCGCTACTCACACCCATTTAACTTAACGCtacattttcccatttccacACACAGAAACCATTCTCTGGTGACATGGGCCAACGGATCGGGTTCAGTAAGAGCGATCTTGCCAAGATTAATCTCATGTACGGGTGCAAGTAAAGCACAAAATGGGCACGGACCATCGAACACACATCCACAACACACCCACTTCGAACTAACCTTCATCCGACCTCTCTTCCTGCGAATCGGCCAACTCGAATGACCATTTCGGTGTTTTGCGAGAGCCTTTTTGTGATGCTAATAAAGTCTACTGGTGCCTTTTCGCATACATTTGTCTATGAACGCTTAGTATCATTACCATGAGCCTTACGGTCTGCGATTCGCTTTTCTCACGAGCATTGCGCTATTCACCATTTTGTCATTCGCCGTCAACCGTTCATCCACGTGGGAAATTCTTTCTAGCGCGCCGGTGGTAATAAAATGGGCCAGCGACAAGGGTTCTCCTCCAGCGATCTGGCCAAACTGAATGCCATGTACGGATGCAAGGGTAATTCAGCAGCCGCCACCAGCTCAAGCACTAGCCCACAAACACAGCGTCCTGGCCGACCGACGCGTCCCTCCCGACCAGCAGGCAACAATCGTCCCGGAAATGGCGGAGCACAGGTTGCCAGTGCCATTGTAAACCTGATTGGATCCATCTTTGGCGAAGAAGATACCAACACTACCGCAATTGCGGGGGAAGTTGCCCGTCGCTGAAACTTTAGTGCTTCCAACATATCAACTGTACTCTGTATTTAGCCACTTATACCGAACTACCTCGTTTACCTacggattgtttttttttaaccttttttatCAACATGAATAAAAGCATACGTACCTCGTACGCGTTCTTGTTTCCATAGTCTAGGCCGTGTGGCTTTTCTCTGTTCACATTTGTTACACACTCGCTGTTCTACCATTTTCGTTCCAGAAACCGTTGAATGGTGCTAAGATGGGTCAACGGGAAGGTTTTTCGTGGAGCGATATGGAAAAACTGAACCGGATGTACAAATGCCAGGGAAGCTTAGGAAATGGCCAAACAGTTCTTCGTCCTCCTACATTTGGCATCTTGCCCTCAACTGGAGTTTCCGCGCCGGTAAACCCGTCGGGTCCCAATGCCGGTGGGTCGCCGTATTTCCCACCATCGGGGCCTTCCCCGTTCAAACCGTACTATCCTCCAGCAGGAGGATTCGGACCAATGTTACCCTACGGACCGTATCCTTCCGTTGCTGGTTATGGGCCTGGGTTTGGCTACTATCCGCATGATACGGACACAAGTGAACATGAAGTGGCCGAAAGATTGTAACCCGGCTACAGAGACTTCAAACAAACTCCAGCATATATATACATacgttaaaaaaatgcatataaTTGGAAACGCCGCAAATAAATCATTACATTAATATTCAAAACCATTGCACTCTACTGATATCGCTTGTTAACCAGCATCCGAGAGCGGGGAAGTTTGCACTGGCTCAGTGTATGCAACCGGTACTGCATCTCTGGTGCTGTTACGCGTTTTCGCACATTCTCTGCCAGCTGCTGGTGTTCCGTCGGCAACACTATACGCTCGTCGTGCTGATTCACGTCTTGTCCCTCAGCACATTCCGCACACTGCTGACTGCCATACAGGGTGCTAATTGGGGTGTCCTCTTCTACTGCCGCTCCAGTTGCACTCATTTTAACCAGCGCCAACACCTTCCGCTCAATGGCAGACAGCGCATCCATTAAGCACTCGTTTGTCAATCGGTCGTAAGTGGAACTGGTAGAACCTCCCATTAGCTGCTGTATTTTTGTTCGCTCAAACCCTACCAGCGACAGCGCCTGTTCGATCACCCCGAGCTTTACCGCAAGTTCTTCCTGCTGCAGACAAACCTCCTCCTGCAGCTTCGTCGAGTGCCGCTTAGCTTCCAGCAACTCTTGCATGTCTTGCTTCACTGACCGCTCTTCGGAAAGCCTTTTGCGTTTCTCCCCCTCCTGCAAACGCTCGCTATCTTTCTCTAGATCTCGGGCGATCCCATTCGCCTCCTCAATCTTTGCATTCGTTACATTCAAATACCGGAACAACGCTGTATACTTGTCCTGCTGTTTTTCGATTTGAAATAGAACATCCTGGATGGCGTCAAGCTGCAAATATTCCATGGTACTGTTAATGACGGCGCCAAACCGATCGATCTTTTCCCAGTTAGCCATTTTGAAGCGATTGCGCTTCCGAACCAAACTTGGGTCCAGCTCGGCGATCGCCCTTTTGTAGCCCTTCGTCCGTAAGAACTCATTAACATGCCGCGTGCCAACGATCTGCCGTTCCACCTCGATCATCTCCTGCGTTCGTGCCCGCTTGTCTCGGGATTCCTGGACTTTTAGCGAATCGATCCGATGGCACAGATCCTCACCCTGATTAAACGCCAGCGTAGCGCGCTCAATCATGTCGAGCAAAAACTTCCTATTCCGGTTCAACTCTCGCACatactgctgccactgctggtTATACAACTTGCGCTCGGCGAGCATGTTATCGATCTCATTGCGATGCTTCCGATTTTCGGCATGCAGTTTGCCTTCCAGCTTGCGCGCATTATCAAGCCGGCTCTCCAAGGCAGCAAGCTCGGTGCGTGACTTCTCCAGCGCTACGCGGTAAACGTAATCCGAGGGAACTGCTTTGGTGGCGCATTCTAGCTCAGCGTGTGCGCGCTTAATCTGCGACAACAGCTCATTCGTGTCAGTCTTGGCAGCTTCGATTTGTCTTTCGTACCGTACGGCATCGTCCAGCATCCGGAGGATGTTGCGGCGCAGATTTTCGGCCTCCCGACGATATACGGGAGCATTGAAAATTTTAAGTTTTAGCTctttttgagctttttcacgCTCTAAATGAATCAACCTTTTGTTCAAACATCGTATTTGGAAAGCTTCTGCAGTTTCTCCCGGCTTAATAGCATCTATCTTCTGGTACCGATGCTTCCATCGGACAATCTCGGCCCGCTCACGCTGGATTTGCTCGATACGGTCTTCGGCACTAAGATTTTCAATCGGCCCAAAAAAGGCAGGGACAAGCGCTCCGTTTGCCATACTGAAAAGCAGAATGCTTTATCTTCAACGCGGCAATGTTTGCTTCGACATCCGATGGGTATCGTGCTGTGCTGCACGTACTCTGTGTAAACTGTTTTTCTTAGCATATGCATAAGATCGTAGAACGCTTTGAGATTTAATTCTACGGACAAAGTTATTTCTACCATTTCCAAACGCACGGATTTGAAAGTTGGTCTCGCTTATCTCGCAACAAACCCTTTTCCTGCAATTCTCGAAAATGCAACGTTTTGTGGATACTTTCAAGCTCCTCCGCCGCGGAGCTCATACCATTCCGAAGCATCTCGAATGCATTCCGAATGAACGAGATCCGCCGTTCTCGAAAATGGTAGAATATTGCTTTCACAAGGCCTGCATTGTGCTTGAACCACAGCTAATAGAATCCATGAGCAAGTATCCTTCGATGGCCCCAGAAAAGCGAGCCAATCGGGTACAGGCAATCTTGAAGATCATCTCGAACAACTCGAGTACACTAGAGTTTCAGTTTCCGTTCGTGCGTGACGACGGTCGGTATGAAATGGTTACGGCTTTTCGGGCCCATCACTGCCTTCACCGTCTTCCGGTGAAAGGTGGTATTCGTTACTCGAGCGATGTTTGCAAGG contains:
- the LOC120894361 gene encoding zinc metalloproteinase nas-4 isoform X2, with the translated sequence MSVSQILRVLAIGCFVIGCTQANVIMYDTEENSIDGSSDFIDLTHLGPNLFGEPDEEVGKLVANFNPETDAGNVEELGSYVEGDMLIDRPEGRNGLSNTATRWPNGVVPFVISGNFDAKGMQLIEQAINEYHTKTCIRFVPRMGEKNYVSFESSSSGCWSSVGMIGGKQAVNLQIPGCTTLVGTAIHEMMHALGFLHEQNREDRDDWVRIRYENIKAGTSNNFEKAKKGTTNSFGVAYDYASIMHYSSNAFSTNGNPTIEAKRAGGNKMGQRQGFSSSDLAKLNAMYGCKGNSAAATSSSTSPQTQRPGRPTRPSRPAGNNRPGNGGAQVASAIVNLIGSIFGEEDTNTTAIAGEVARR
- the LOC120894361 gene encoding zinc metalloproteinase nas-4 isoform X1, coding for MSVSQILRVLAIGCFVIGCTQANVIMYDTEENSIDGSSDFIDLTHLGPNLFGEPDEEVGKLVANFNPETDAGNVEELGSYVEGDMLIDRPEGRNGLSNTATRWPNGVVPFVISGNFDAKGMQLIEQAINEYHTKTCIRFVPRMGEKNYVSFESSSSGCWSSVGMIGGKQAVNLQIPGCTTLVGTAIHEMMHALGFLHEQNREDRDDWVRIRYENIKAGTSNNFEKAKKGTTNSFGVAYDYASIMHYSSNAFSTNGNPTIEAKKPLNGAKMGQREGFSWSDMEKLNRMYKCQGSLGNGQTVLRPPTFGILPSTGVSAPVNPSGPNAGGSPYFPPSGPSPFKPYYPPAGGFGPMLPYGPYPSVAGYGPGFGYYPHDTDTSEHEVAERL
- the LOC120894359 gene encoding cingulin-like protein 1 — encoded protein: MANGALVPAFFGPIENLSAEDRIEQIQRERAEIVRWKHRYQKIDAIKPGETAEAFQIRCLNKRLIHLEREKAQKELKLKIFNAPVYRREAENLRRNILRMLDDAVRYERQIEAAKTDTNELLSQIKRAHAELECATKAVPSDYVYRVALEKSRTELAALESRLDNARKLEGKLHAENRKHRNEIDNMLAERKLYNQQWQQYVRELNRNRKFLLDMIERATLAFNQGEDLCHRIDSLKVQESRDKRARTQEMIEVERQIVGTRHVNEFLRTKGYKRAIAELDPSLVRKRNRFKMANWEKIDRFGAVINSTMEYLQLDAIQDVLFQIEKQQDKYTALFRYLNVTNAKIEEANGIARDLEKDSERLQEGEKRKRLSEERSVKQDMQELLEAKRHSTKLQEEVCLQQEELAVKLGVIEQALSLVGFERTKIQQLMGGSTSSTYDRLTNECLMDALSAIERKVLALVKMSATGAAVEEDTPISTLYGSQQCAECAEGQDVNQHDERIVLPTEHQQLAENVRKRVTAPEMQYRLHTLSQCKLPRSRMLVNKRYQ